The region TTGCACTGCACAGCCACTTTCAGCAGTGGCAGACGATAGGCATAGCTAACGGCCTCTTGTTTGCCGCATCCATACTCCATTGCTGGGCGATCAGCCAGTTTCTGGGTGTTCGCGATAAAGCTTTTCAATTTTACCTAATCGTCACCGGCGTTTTATTCTGTGCTCTGGTCTATTTCAGCGCCATAGCGCCGGGTCTCAGGCAACGTATTCTGATCTCCGACCTCCAGCACATCGCTGAGGCACTACTGTTGCTATACTACTTTGTCCGCTATGCCCATCCGTTATACCCTAACGGCAGCATTGTTTATCTCATTGTGTTGAGCTTTATCCTTTGTGTCTTTACCGGCCGTACCTTGCTCATGGGGGATATTCACCATGGTAACTTGTTCGACAGCCCCTGGTTTACCATTACCCTCTTTTTTAATGGCGTACTGGCACCCATCTTTTATGCCACCGGTATGGCTATTTTGTGTAATGAACGACGCGAACATAATCTTAACCGCCTGACCGAAAAAGCACAGCAAGACCTGGAGATCCGAGGTTTATTCCTGTCCACGGTCAGTCATGAGATCCGCACCCCACTCAATGGCATACTCGGTAGCGCTCAGCTGGTACTCAATCGCATTGGGGACCAGGCCAGCAAGGCATACTGCGAAGCCATTATTAATTCAGCGGAATCTCTTAACCTCCTTATCGATAAAGTGCTTGATTACGCCAGCCTGGAGCAAAGCGACGAAGTATTGGCCGCCGAAGACATTGAATTTAAAAGCTGGCTCAACAACCTGTGCCTGCTGATGACACCTATGGCAGAGCAGCGCGGGCTGACGTTTACACTGGTATACGATATGCCAGAACAAGTTTGCTACTACTGTGATCAGCAAAAACTTCGCCAGATCCTGTTAAACCTGGTGGGTAACGCCATCAAGTTTACCGATCAGGGTGAAGTAAAGGTCTGTGTTGAAATGATCAAAGAAGGCAATATGGCTCACAGAGTGCGTTTCAGTGTGATAGATACCGGCCCCGGCATTGAAGAAGAAGACATCGAGAAACTCACCGAGCCCTATGTACAAAGCAGTGCCGGCAAAACAAAAGGAGGCACCGGGCTTGGACTGGCCATCACTGCACGTCTGCTGGATAAAATGGGCAGCCAACTGGAAATTCTCAGCGAGTTGGATAAAGGCAGCTCTTTTAGCTTTGATTTAACCCTGACGGTCGGAGAACTCAGCCTGGTCGAAAAGCGCCATCACAATGTCGACTATGCCACCGGCCTGGACATTTTACTGGTCGAAGACTTGGATTTAAATCGAAAGATTGCTATTGAATTTATGGCCAGTGACGAACATAGGATAAAACTGGCCAACGATGGTGAAAGTGCCATTGAACAGCTTACCGAACATGCCTTTGACGTTGTCCTGTTGGATATGAACTTGCCTGATTTAACCGGTCAGGAGGTACTTAAACGGCTTAAAAATATTGAACATAAGAATCGACGCACGCCATTTTTGGCCTTTACTGCCAGCCTCAGCCCGGAAGAAATCAAAGAGTATCTGGCTCTGGGGATCCGTGATGTAGTGGGTAAACCGATCAAACAAGATAAGCTGCGCCAGGCCATCAGTAATTCGCAAAAAGCGCAGAAGCCAGATATCAGCGTCGAACTAAGCGATACCCTCTATGATGAAAGCGCGGTAGGCTCACTCAGCGGCTTCAGCGAAGATGAAGTCTCATCCATCTATAACGAATTTGTTTTATCTGCCCGGACTAAACTGCGTCACATCCAGCAACTGTTGGATGAAGATGATCAGCAGTGTATTAAACTATTACATCGCCAGGCCAGCACCGCGCTCCAGCTTGGCTTTAATCGCTATGGCTTAATGCTCAAAAAAATCGAGCGCAGGCTTTTGGATAAGAAACGCTGCGATGAAGAGCTATCGGATGCCATGGTGTTATGGCAGCAAAGCCTGGAAGCCTACCTGCAGTATGTGCGTCATCACACGCTCAACTAAGTAGCTTCATGCAAACGCGCAAAGCATTACTTTTATCGCCAGAATGTCGACTTTATGGGAAAAGTTAGTCATTCTAGCTGACACAGGGTGCTGTGCTACCCAAATAACAAGAAATCTGAAGGAAATTTCATTATGACACTACTTAAATCACCGCTGGCCATTGCCATCGGTGCGGCCATGATCGGCCTCAGCACGCCCTCAGTGGCGGCAACCACAGATAAAGCTGAACAAGCCAGTACTAAAGAGTGGAACGTACTGACTCCTCCGGGTGACAAGCAAACCATCACCATAGACACCAACGAGACTACCTGGAGTAACCTGGATGTCAGCCCGGATGGTAAATCAATTATTTTTGACATGTTGGGTGACATTTATGTAATGCCAATGAGCGGTGGTAAAGCCACAGCGATCACCAGTGACAGAGCCTGGAACTTCCAGCCAAAATTCTCTCCCGATGGCACAAAAATCGCCTTTATCTCGGACCGTGAAGGGGCAGAGAACCTGTGGGTGATGGACGTCAACGGCGACAACATGCGCAAAGTCTCTGATGAGTCTCATAACCTACTACATAACCCCGCTTGGTCACCAGATGGTCAGTACATCGCGGTTAAGCAAGGTCAGGTAACGGGTCGTACGATTCCGGGTGGTTCAATCCGCATGTACCATATCTCAGGTGGTAAAGGTGTGGTGGTAAGAGATCGTTTACATGGTGCTAAGTCGCAGAAAAACATCGCTGAACCCGCTTTCTCAACCGATGGCAAGAAACTGTATTACTCAGTCGATGCCACACCTGGTGTCACCTGGGAATACAACAAAAATGCTCTGGGGTCCGTGTTCGAGATCCGCTCATGGGATCTGGCCACCGGTGAAGAAGAAACCGTGATCCGTGGCTCCGGCGGCGCAATTCGTCCAACACCGAGCCCGGACGGTAAATCATTGGCGTTCGTTAAGCGTATTGAAAATGGCAAGGTCATGCAAAGCGCCTTGTATATTAAAGATCTGAAATCAGGTATCGAAACTGAGATCTTTGCCGGCCTGGACCGTGACTTGCAAGAAGCCAATGGTGCACAAGGTAACACCCCGGCATTTGCCTATACACCGGATGGCAAAGCCTTAGTTTTCTGGGCGGGCGGCGTATTCCATAAAGTCGACATTGCCAGTAAACAAGCCAAAGTGATCCCAACTCGTGTTGTTGCTGAGAAAGAAATCACACCTGCGCTTAAATTTGCTGTCGACGTGGCACCGGATGCTTTCAAAGTCAAGCTGGCGCGCTGGTCACAGATTTCTCCGGATGGTAAAACGGCGCTGTTTCAGGCATTGGGTCATTTGTACACCAAAGACATCGCTTCAGGTAAAGTACGCCGTGTAACAAAGCAAAACGACCACTTTGAGTTCTACCCAAGCTTCTCACGTGATGGCAAATACATCGTATACACCAGCTGGGATGATCAGGACTTAGGTGCTGTACGCATAGTGTCAGCCAGTGGCGGCACAGGCCGAGTGATCACCCAAGATCCAGGTCACTATATCAACCCGAGCTTTTCACCAGATGGTAAACATGTCTTGTATCGCAAAGTGACTGGGGGCTACCTGCTCAGCGGTGACTGGTCGATGGAACCGGGTATATACCTGACCAGTGCCAAAGGTGGCGAAGCCAAGCGCATCATCAAACATGGTGACAACCCACACTTCGGCGCAGAAAAAGATCGTATCTATTTCAGCGTCATGAGCGATGGTACACACCGTGAACTGAAATCTGTTGACCTCAGTGGTGAAAAAGAGCGTTCACACTTCAAAGGCGACTACATTTTTGACTACCGCGTTTCTCCTGATGGTCACTATGTTGCCTTCATCGAAAACTTCAATACCTTTGTGGCACCATTTACCAGCACAGGTAAAACCCTGTCTATTAATAAAGGGACTAAGTCGTTCCCGGTACAACAAGTATCAAAATATTCTGGTGACTTCCTGAACTGGAAAGCAGACAGCAGTGCGTTAACCTGGGCTTTTGGTCCTACTTTGTATCAGCGTAAGCTCACAGATACCTTTGCGTTCTTAAAAGGCGCAGCAGCCGAGCCGGCAGAACTGACGGCGCAAGGCATTGATCTGAGCTTTGAGAAAAAGGCCGACAAGCCAGAAGGTATATTGGCCCTGGTTGGTGGTAAAGTTGTGACTATGCGTAACGCAGACGAGCAGCAAGAAATCATCGAAGATGGGGTGGTACTGATTGAAGAAAACCGCATTATTGCGGTGGGCACTCGTGCCGATATTGAGATCCCAAGTAAAGCCAAAGTGATCGATATCACTGGCCAAACTGTGATCCCAGGTCTGGTAGATGCACACGCCCACGGCAGCTACGGCAGCCATAACCTGCAACCGGAACAAAACTGGAATCAGCTATCCAACGTCAGTTTTGGTGTTACCACGATTCATGATCCATCCAATGACTCGAACGAAGTTTTCTCTATGGCTGAATTACAGCGTGCCGGTTTGACCGTCGCACCGCGTATTTACTCCGTAGGTCGCATTCTTTACGCAGGTAATGCACCGGGTTATAAAACCCCTATCAGCAACCTGGAAGATGCGCAATTCCACGTCAAGCGTCTCAAAGATGCGGGTGCTATCACAGTGAAGAGTTATAACCACCCGCGTCGCGATACGCGTCAGCAAGTGCTCGAAGCTGCCAAGCAAATGGAAATTATGGTGGTACCGGAAGGCGGTTCTAAGTTCCAGCAGAACATGAATATGATCATCGACGGCCATACCGGTCTTGAGCATGCCCTGCCGATCCCGAACATCTATTCCGACGTCACGCAAATGTGGAGCCAGACCAAAGCCGGTTTCACACCAACGTTTAATGTGGCCTACGGTGGTATCAAGGGAGAAGATTACTTCTATGACACCACAGATGTATGGAAGAACGAACGTCTGGCCAGCTTTGTTCCAGACTACATTCTTAATCCGCGTTCAGTGCGCCGTGAAAAGGCCCCAGAACACCACTACAACCATATCAATGCAGCAAAATCCGCGAAACAACTGCGTGATAAGGGCGTAACGGTACACATTGGTGCACACGGTCAGCGCGAAGGCCTGGGTGCACACTGGGAGCTGTGGTCAATGGCGCAAGGTGGCTTTACGCCATGGGAAGCGCTGCGTAGTGGTACCATCGATGGTGCCAAATATCTGGCTATGGACCACGACATTGGTACCATTGAAAAAGGCAAACTGGCCGACTTAGTGATCATCGATGGTGACGTACTGAACGACATCCGCGAATCAGAAAAAGTTGCTTATACCGTTCTGAATGGTCGTATCTATGATGCTGCGACAATGAACGAAACGGGTAACTATAATGTGAAGCGTCAGCCGCTGTTCTTCGAAAACGGCAGTAAAACGCCAATGCATCCGGCAACGGAAGTATATATGGAAGAAAAAGCACATAAATATCACTGGAAACATTAAAACCAGATCATTTCATTGCTAAAGCAGCCGAAAGGCTGCTTTTTTTTCGCCTATCTCTCCATCTGCGCATTTATCTTCTGCCAACAACGCTTTACATGCCTCAACTTGTCCCGCTCCGCACGCTGGATATTGTCGAGAACTGTTCTAAACTGTGTCACTGAATAGGATACTCTGTCGTCAGGCTCATGCTATGATGGCGGCGCAGCGAGGCCGCGTGTACAGGCGCCAACAGCACAGCCTCACGGGTATATCAGCTAATACAAGGAGCAGGGAGCATGTCTGATCTCAGCCACTTATTTAAGTCACTTAACCTGACACAAAAATTGATCTCGGCCTTTCTCTTGGTCGCCCTGATCCCAACCGCCATCATCATCACTATGGCCCTGATGCAGTCATCCGATGCCATGACCCGACAGGTCTATGCTCAATTGGGGGCGGTCGGTGAAATCAAAGAAAGCGCCATTGAGCGTCATTTCAATGGCGTGCAGGATAAACTGGTATCGCTGGCGGTAAACCCCTATGTCAAGCAAGCTGCCAGGGACTTCATCCAGGCCTATGGCGAAGTCGATGATGCCGTTGCGACACCCGCCAGCCTGACGCGCTTTTATCGCGAGCAATTTGCGCCACGCTTTAAGTCACTCAATGAGCAAGCCGCACCACCGGCAATATTACTAGACGACTTGTCCCCTCAGGGGATCACTTTGCAAACCCGTTACCTGGCCGAGAACCCGCATCCTCTGGGGGAAAAGTTTAATCTGCTCAGTAGTCCTGTTGACGACACATACGATCAAGTGCACAGGCAATACCATGAGTTTTTCACTAAAATTGCCGACGTTTATGAGTTTTATGATATTTTTATTGTCGATAACCTGAATGGCAATGTTATCTATTCGGTCTATAAAGAGAGCGACTTTGCCACCTCACTGCTCTACGGCCCTTACTCAAAGAGCAATATTGCCAAAGCGTTTCTCGCTGCCCGCGAATTAAGTCAGGAAGGTGACATGGCGTTTGTTGATTATGAGCAGTATTTGCCTTCTTACAATGCTCCCGCGAGTTTTGTCGCAGCCCCCTTGGTCTTTGATGGTCAGGTATCAGCCACATTAATCTTCCAACTCTCGATTGACGCCCTGAATATCATAATGACGGAACGTCAGGGGCTGGGAGAAAGCGGAGAAACCTATTTGGTTGGTCCGGAAGGCCTGATGCGCTCAGACTCTTATCTGGATCCGGTTCATCACTCAGTAACTGCCTCATTTCGCCATCCGGAAAAAGGCACTGTGAATACCGAAGCATTCAAATTAGCCATGCAGGGACAACAAGGACAGAAAGTCGTACTCGACTATAATGGCAACCCTGTATTGTCGGCTTATACCTCAGTTGATGTGTTTAACGTACGTTGGGCTCTGCTGGCAGAAATCGATGAAGCCGAAGCCTTCGCACCGATCAATACTTTGCGTACCCAGCTACTTATGGTGCTTGCGGTCTGTATTATTATGATTATTCTTGCCGCTTTCTGGTTCGCTCGTACTCTGACTCGCCCGGTTCACGCGCTGGTAAATACCATTCGCAAAGTGGAGCAAGAGGGAGACTTCGCTTTACGCACTGAGATAAATACTTTGGATGAAATTGGTCGCTGTGGCCAGGCATTTAACTCCCTGCTGGACGCTTTACAGCTGTCTATTTCAGAGACAAACCGAGTAATGAACCGCATGGCCGCAGGCCGATTTGACGACAGGATCAGTGCGCCGTGTAAAGGGGAGCTGGATACCCTGAAGCGTGCCACGAATGACTGTGCGCAAAGCCTGCAAACGGCATTGAGTGATGTGGGGCAAGTGATCCATGCAATGTCAGAAGGCCAGTTTGACAAGCAGATCCAGTCTGACATGAGTGGCGACCTGGCAACGCTCAAACAACATATCAACACTTCTATGCATTCCATCAATGCGACCATGACGGAAATTGTTAGCGTGATGTCAGAGATGGAGCAAGGCCACTTCCGTGGGCAAGTGCAGGTAGAAGCGCAAGGCAGCCTGCAACAACTAAAAATGAGCGTGAATAACTCTGTAAGCAGTGTTGCCGGGGCCGTTGATGGGCTCGCCGCTATGATGAGTGCACTACGTCAGGGCGACTTTAGTCAACGTCTTGAGTTACCGCTACGCGGCCAGCTTGAGGAGCTCAAAGACGACACTAACTCCAGCGTGGAAAATCTCGCCGCCATTATAGAAGACATCGGTCACACTATGGCTGCCGTCAGCGAGGGGGATTTCAAACAAACCGTATCAACACCAGCCCAGGGGCAGCTTGGGGAGTTAAAAGAACACATTAATGTCTCGGTATGCAGCGTCGATGAGGCCATCAGCGAAATTTCATCGGTCATGATGGCAATCAGCCACGGTCGCTTCGACCGCACTATCAACTCACCTATGTGTGGTCAGCTGGACACACTCAAAGGCGATATTAACCATTCGGTGAATAATCTCAGCCGTGTCATAGAAGAGCTGGCCAGCGTCATGTCGGCGATGAGTCAGGGAGACTTTACCGTTCAGATTGAGTCCGATTTGCAGGGCCAACTATTGCAGCTAAAAGAAGACGTTAACGCCTCCACAACCACAGTATCTGACGCCATCAATGAAGTTACCCGGGTGTTAGGTGCGCTGGCCAAAGGACAGCTGAATGAACAGATCAATGGCCACTATGAGGGCGTATTTGAAACACTGCAACGTGATGTTAATGCCACCATCGCTAAGCTGACTGAAGTGATAGAAGGGATCCAATATGCGGCGGGTCAGGTGACCCAGAGTGCCGGCGAAATTGCTGCCAGTAACACGGAGATCAGCCAGCGTACCGAAGAGCAGGCTGCTAACCTGGAAGAAGCCAGTGCCAGTACCAGTCATATGCTTGAAGAACTGACTCTAGTGGCCAAGCAATCGGGCACAGCAGTGGAACTGGCAAGTAATGCGGAAACCATAGCCAAAGAAGGCGGCTCTCTGTCACAGGATACAGTAACAGCGATCGGCGAGGTGAACCGGGCCAGCAAAGACATTAATGAAATTGTGTCGGTGATCGATGCGCTGGCTTTTCAGACCAACTTGCTGGCGCTCAATGCCGCCGTAGAAGCAGCGCGGGCAGGTGAAAATGGCCGGGGTTTTGCAGTGGTTGCAAACGAAGTGCGTGAGCTGGCGGGCCGCAGTGCCGCTTCTGCCAAGCAAATCAAAGAGATCATTGCCAACAGTAACGAGAAAGTGGAACAAGGCACCCAGCTGGCTAATCATTCAGGCGAGAAGCTGGATCAAATAGTCGAAGCCGTTGCCGATGTGAGCCAAAATATAGTGAAAATCAACCTGTCGACTACCACACAGCAGCAGTCAATCAAAGAAGTGGATATCGTGGTACAACGCCTGACGGACTTAATTCAGGAAAACTCAGCTATCACGGAAGAGACGATGGCGGCAGCACGACAAATGTCGGAGCAGGCCAATGCGATGCGTGAATTACTTGGTTACTTTGAAGTTAATGCGCGTCAACAGAACGCTCTGGCGTCACCTGAACAGGAGCTGCTGATCCACAGCTATAACGCCTCTTAAACTCGCTATGAAGTAAGCCAGTTTATGTGCAGCGCGGTTTAGGCTTCACCGCGCTGTGCCTGGTTTCTTATTGCAGGGAAAATGAGTCCGCATCCAGGTGCGCAGGAAAGCCCAGCTTAAAGGACTCCAGCGACGTTTTGTCCAGGCTGACCACCAGCACATCGGCTTTATCATCCGCTACACCCGCCAATAAGGCGCCGGTATAATCATATGCAGCTGTCCCGCCATTATGTGCTGTGCCATACCCATCCTCACCAACCCGGTTACAACCCAGCACATAACACTGATTTTCAATCGCTCTGGCTTGCAATAACGTGTCCCAGATACGACGTCGTGCAGCAGGCCAGTTGGCCACATTGATCATCACATCATAGTCATTGCGATTACGCTGAAATACAGGGAAACGCAGGTCATAACACACCTGCGGCAAGATCCTGAAGCCATTTACCTCGAATACCACGCGCTCCTCTCCGGCAATGACATAATCCCCTTCTTTGCCAAGGCAAAACAAGTGACGTTTATCATAGTGGCGCACAGTGCCATCCGGCCAGCACCAGTAAAAACGATTGGCTTTCTTGTCACCATGCATCACCAGCACGCTGCCCGCCACAACAGCCTGCCAGCGCTGCGCTTGTTGTTGTAAAAAAGCCAGGGCTGTCCCCTCCTGGGGTGGTTCTGCACAAGGTTCGGCCAACGCAAAGCCCGTTGCGAAGGTTTCAGGCAAAATGATCAGATCACAGCCGTGCAACTGAGCCTGTTGAGCTTGCAGCTGAGTTTCCAGCTGAGAAAAATTATTCTGAGGTGCCAGCCAGTCAATCGACTGCTGCACCAGCGCCACGGTTAAAGTTGACATAAACGCTTCGCAGCCTCCTGTAAGGTACTGTCTTCTTTGGCAAAACACAGACGGATCACCTTATCGGTACTGCCGCCTGCGTAGAATACACTGAGGGGGATCGCCGCAACGCCGACTTCCTCCACCAGGTATTCACAAAAGCGTACATCATCCAGTGTCGAAATGGCGCTGTAGTCCAGTAACAAGAAGTAGCTGCCTTCGCTGGGCAAAATGGTAAATCGTCCCGGCTGAAGTGCCTCAACCAGCAGATCGCGCTTATGCTGATAGAAATCAGACAATGCATCGACATGCTCCGGTTCCTCTTTGAGCATATCAGCCAGCGCCAGCTGTGCCGGGGTAAAACAAGAGAAGGTGACATACTGATGGATCTTACGAAACTCATCACTGAGCGTCTCAGGTGCAATACAATATCCCAGCTTCCAGCCGGTGCAATGAAAGGTCTTTCCAAAGCTGGCCACTACCATAGCTCTGGTTGCAAGGTCAGGGTCTCGCAGCGCACTCATATGCGGCTGAGCATCAAAGGTAATGTGCTCATACACTTCATCGCTGATCAGATACAGGTCATGCTCATTCAGCAGCGCCTTTAGCGCTGTTATGTCCGCAGCCTTGAGCGTTTTTGCACTTGGGTTATGCGGTGTATTGATAATAATCGCGCGCGTTTTTGTCGTCACAGCGGCTGCAACCTGTTGCCAGTCAATCAGATAATCGGGGGAGCGTAGCGCGATATGCACACTGGTACCGCCTGCCAGCTCAATGGCAGGATGATAAGAATCATACGCTGGGTCGAACACTATCACTTCATCACCCGGACGCACCAGCGTCTGAATGGCCACAAACAGTGCCTCTGTGGCGCCAGCGGTCACGGTCACCTGAGCTGCAGCCTGGACCTTGGCCCCGTATTTGCGCTCAACCAATGCAGCAATTTGCTGTTGTAAAGCCGGCATACCAGGCGAAGGCGCATACTGATTCATACTAGCCTGAGCATATTGGGCCAGTCTGAGTTTGAGCCGCTCAGGCGCATCAAATTCAGGAAAACCCTGAGACAAATTGAGTGCACCATGCTGATTGGCCAGCGCGGTCATTTTTGAAAAAATACTGGTGCCTACATGAGGTAATTTACTTTCCACGGCCAAGTCCTCGTTTGCGTGTGGTGTAACGGCCCAAGCGATGCTATCATTGCTGCAAATAGAAGTATAGCCGTCTAAAATTATCCACGATATTACTCGTGAGAGGTAAGCGTATGCAATCAGCACAAGCAAAACATGCCCTGATAGAAGCCGGACGCTGGCTCAGCGAACAGGGCTGGGTACCGGCAACCGGAGGCAATTTCTCCATTAGAACAGAGCAAGGCTTTGTTGTCACGGCCAGTGGTCATGACAAGGGCGCATTACAACCTGAACATTTTCTGGAATTCGACACCGAGGGTACACAGACAACCGGCACTGGTAACCCCTCGGCCGAAACCGAGCTGCACCTTGCGCTATATGCACTCAGCCCTCGCACGCACTGTATCTTGCATACCCACTCAGTTGCCGCCACGGTGTTGTCACGCCTGACAACAGGGCACAGCCTGGACATCACAGGGTATGAAATGCAAAAAGCCCTGCATGGCTTTACCAGCCACCTGGAAACTCTGGCCATTCCGGTATTCGATAACGATCAGGATATTCCCGCTCTGGCAACCAGGGTGGCCGATTATCATTGCCATACGCCTATCCAACACGGCGTGCTGATCCGCGGGCATGGGTTGTATGCCATGGGTGCCGATATCACCGAAACCCGCCGCCATATCGAGGCGCTGGAATTTTTGTTTAACTGCGAACTGACGCGCCGACAACTGGAAAAAAACGGATGATTAAAGCAATTCTGATCGACATTGAAGGCACCATTACGCGTATCTCTTTCGTTAAAGAGATCTTGTTTCCCTATGCCGCGAACAATCTGGCAGATTTCGTCACTCAGCATGCGCAACAACCCGAAGTCAGTGCACAACTGGATGCCGTACGCGCTGAGCTGGGCGAGCCACACGCTTCGCTGGAGCAGGTTATTCAGGCGCTACTTAACTGGATCGCCGAAGATAAAAAAATCACCCCGCTGAAGCAATTACAGGGCATGATCTGGCAGCATGGTTATCATAACGGCGACTTTACCGGCCATATATATCCGGATGCCTACGAGTTTTTGTGCGCTGAGCATGACGCAGGAAAAGCCCTCTATGTGTATTCATCCGGTTCAGTGCAAGCTCAACAACTGCTGTTTGCGCATTCAGACTATGGCGATATGCGACCTATGTTCAGTGGCTATTTTGATACCCGGGTGGGCGCCAAACAACAGCCCGAAGCCTATCAAACCATTGTCAGTCAGATGTCTTTTGCGGCGCACGAAATCCTCTTTCTGAGTGATGTGGTGGCCGAACTGGATGCCGCCAAAGCAGCCGGTATGCAAACGTTGCAGCTGTGGCGCGATGCACAGCCACGCGCACAACAACACAAATATATCGAAGATTTCAGCCACTATCACGCACAGGAGTCGTTATGAGCCAGTTGAGCGTTTTCCACGATCAGTACCCGAATAAATTTGAGTTCCAGAGTGATGCACACGACCAGATAGCTGCCCGGCTTAGTGAAGTAGGCGTACGCTTTGAACAATGGCAGGCCGCTTATGATGTTACTCAGGCCGCCTCTCATGACGATATTCTTGAGGCTTATCAGGCCGATATCGCTCGACTAATAGCACAAGATGGATATCAAACGGTAGATGTGATCTCCTTACCCAAAGGTCACCCAGACGCAGCCTCACTGCGTCAAAAGTTTCTCTTTGAACATACGCATAGCGAGGATGAAGTCCGCTTCTTTGTGCAGGGACAGGGGCTATTCTGCCTGCATATTGGCGAACGGGTTTACCAGGTGCTGTGTCAGCAGGGCGACCTGATCTCAGTCCCTGCCAATACACCTCACTGGTTTGATATGGGCAGCGATCCTGAGTTTACGGCGATCCGGCTATTCAACAATGAACAGGGCTGGGTGGCACAAAGTACCGACAGCCCAATTGCAGAGCGCTTTCCGTTACTGGATTAAAACGCCTTTATGGCACGGGTTTTCTCATACCGTGCCCAATACTCCAGCTGCAACCTGTTGCGGGTAAAATACCCCAGTATCGAGTACCCAGGCCGTGATTAACGCAGCAGGCGTGACGTCAAAGGCAGGGTTGTATACTTTTGCCTGCTCCGGTGCCCACTGGCAGCTGCCAAAACTGCCACTCACTCCGGTGACTTCTGTCTTTGCACGCTGTTCAATAGGAATGTCCTGCCCGGATGCACAGCTGCTGTCCAGCGTCGTCACTGGTGCGACAACATAGAAGGGGATCTGATGAAAATGCGCCAGTACAGCCAGGTTATAAGTCCCCACCTTATTAGCAAAATCGCCGTTAACGGCAATGCGATCTGCGCCGACGAAAATCTTATCGACTTTGCCCGCTGCCATCAGGCTGGCTGCCATATTGTCGCAGATCAGCGTATAGGGGATCTGCCACTGAGCCAACTCATAGGCCGTCAGACGCCCCCCTGCAACAAAGGCCGGGTTTCATCAACCCAGATATGAATATTCGAGTGCTGCCTGGCAGCATGATGGATAAC is a window of Pseudoalteromonas sp. R3 DNA encoding:
- a CDS encoding cupin domain-containing protein, whose amino-acid sequence is MSQLSVFHDQYPNKFEFQSDAHDQIAARLSEVGVRFEQWQAAYDVTQAASHDDILEAYQADIARLIAQDGYQTVDVISLPKGHPDAASLRQKFLFEHTHSEDEVRFFVQGQGLFCLHIGERVYQVLCQQGDLISVPANTPHWFDMGSDPEFTAIRLFNNEQGWVAQSTDSPIAERFPLLD